The following are encoded in a window of Methanomassiliicoccales archaeon genomic DNA:
- a CDS encoding histidine phosphatase family protein, translating into MDLILVRHGETDWNRASIFRGRMDIPLNSTGLAQARLTARALQHQNISTIYSSPLARSLKTAEIIAQPHSINVTIDDDLIDIDYGALQGISEKEAVMQYPLLMETWSNHPEKVKFPCGESLHDVLKRIQNFFDRICVFSRTENRAVLVVSHRIPIKIMTLILLGMDLSHLNEVRHDNCAISIFKIRENSIEQSILNYTKHLDMLSIDRLKDF; encoded by the coding sequence ATGGATCTCATTCTTGTCAGACATGGTGAAACCGACTGGAATCGTGCCTCTATATTTAGAGGTCGCATGGATATTCCGTTGAATAGCACAGGACTTGCCCAAGCTAGATTGACTGCGAGAGCGCTTCAACACCAAAATATTTCAACAATTTACAGTAGCCCTCTTGCAAGATCTCTCAAGACAGCAGAAATCATTGCTCAACCACATTCGATCAATGTAACTATTGATGATGATTTGATTGACATCGATTATGGAGCTCTTCAGGGCATTTCTGAAAAAGAGGCAGTGATGCAGTATCCACTGCTCATGGAAACTTGGTCCAATCATCCCGAAAAAGTAAAATTTCCATGCGGCGAAAGTTTGCATGATGTTCTTAAACGCATCCAGAACTTCTTCGATCGAATCTGTGTTTTTTCACGCACGGAAAATCGGGCTGTACTTGTCGTCTCACATAGAATCCCGATTAAAATTATGACATTGATCTTACTCGGCATGGATTTAAGCCATCTCAATGAGGTACGTCATGATAATTGCGCGATCTCCATTTTCAAAATTCGAGAAAATTCTATAGAGCAATCGATCCTAAACTATACCAAGCATCTTGACATGTTGTCGATTGACCGGCTGAAGGATTTTTGA
- a CDS encoding PHP domain-containing protein, with protein sequence MESRADIHVHTKYSGIARLGFLRFPESVVEPYDAVKKAQNLGLKVLAITDHNSIYGAIKAKEFGKEIGMQVVVGEEISTSDGEIIGLYLNEEIPPGLTAEETIDRIRDQDGIVMAPHPFSLHCPSLGEKIAFLDIDAIETINAGHIDGYANSIAAQKSESGKWAIVGGSDSHSISTIAHAYTTFEGETAEDLRKAIFSKTTAACGARMPLQVAISWSIGVVLASDFMILKSILGMIKEVDLHDPVIKKISLMTTGKKLLALVGSLIYLTPPVPYLCAITGEKLLKRLARKHEAENEYKLS encoded by the coding sequence ATGGAAAGCCGAGCGGATATCCACGTCCACACAAAATATTCTGGAATTGCACGATTGGGATTCTTGCGATTCCCCGAATCCGTTGTCGAACCATATGATGCTGTGAAAAAGGCACAAAACTTAGGTTTGAAAGTTCTTGCAATAACTGATCACAATAGTATCTATGGCGCCATCAAAGCCAAAGAATTCGGAAAAGAAATTGGTATGCAGGTGGTAGTTGGAGAAGAGATTTCGACTTCGGACGGCGAGATCATAGGTTTGTATCTCAACGAGGAAATCCCACCAGGTCTCACTGCCGAGGAAACTATTGACCGCATTCGAGATCAGGACGGCATAGTCATGGCGCCACATCCATTTAGTCTCCATTGCCCCAGCCTGGGAGAAAAAATTGCATTTCTCGATATTGATGCTATCGAAACAATCAACGCAGGGCACATAGACGGATATGCAAATTCAATTGCAGCACAGAAAAGCGAATCTGGGAAGTGGGCCATTGTCGGTGGAAGTGATTCTCATTCAATCAGTACTATAGCACATGCATATACGACGTTTGAAGGAGAAACCGCTGAGGATCTTCGAAAAGCGATATTTTCAAAAACAACCGCTGCATGCGGTGCGAGGATGCCTCTACAGGTGGCGATTTCATGGAGTATCGGCGTCGTCCTCGCATCAGATTTCATGATTCTAAAGTCCATTCTTGGAATGATAAAGGAAGTAGATTTGCATGACCCAGTGATTAAGAAAATAAGTCTTATGACAACAGGCAAGAAATTGCTTGCGCTTGTTGGTTCCCTGATATATCTCACGCCGCCAGTACCCTACTTATGCGCGATTACTGGAGAAAAACTTTTGAAAAGACTAGCAAGAAAGCACGAGGCTGAAAATGAATACAAATTATCATGA
- a CDS encoding peptidylprolyl isomerase, which produces MSTDNTNEIAKISKGDIIRLEFDGWIVDSGELFDTTSAEKAKAAGIFNENITYGPIPVLVGGGRIFEGLEEAILGTEIGVEKEITIPPEKAAGQRDPKLVEIHPVREFLRQNIEPKVGMEVSMKNRVGTIISVTTGRVRIDFNRRLAGKTLRYRFKILSRIDDPVEKIKAVIEMDYGSSEGFKVSVEDGRAILILPDICKYDQKWLISKYRVVSDLRDVLGYSIIHFIEEYTKPEEKKADEKKETEEAVATETQIVPKN; this is translated from the coding sequence ATGTCGACTGATAACACAAACGAAATTGCCAAGATCTCAAAAGGCGATATAATAAGATTAGAATTTGACGGTTGGATCGTTGATAGCGGCGAGCTTTTTGACACGACGAGCGCAGAGAAAGCAAAAGCGGCAGGCATTTTTAATGAGAACATCACATACGGCCCGATCCCAGTATTGGTGGGTGGGGGTCGTATATTTGAGGGACTCGAAGAAGCAATACTCGGGACGGAAATAGGCGTTGAAAAAGAAATAACAATACCTCCTGAAAAGGCTGCTGGTCAAAGAGATCCAAAACTGGTAGAAATTCATCCCGTTAGAGAATTTCTCAGACAGAACATTGAACCCAAAGTAGGCATGGAAGTGAGTATGAAAAACCGAGTGGGTACTATAATATCAGTCACTACAGGCAGGGTTAGAATAGATTTCAATAGACGTCTTGCCGGTAAGACACTTCGCTATCGCTTCAAAATTCTTTCAAGAATAGATGACCCAGTTGAGAAAATCAAAGCAGTTATTGAAATGGATTATGGTTCGAGCGAGGGCTTCAAGGTTTCCGTCGAAGATGGCAGAGCTATCCTAATTCTTCCAGACATATGCAAATATGACCAGAAGTGGCTTATTTCAAAATATAGGGTGGTCTCTGATTTGAGAGATGTTCTGGGCTACAGCATCATTCATTTCATTGAAGAATATACAAAACCCGAGGAAAAGAAAGCAGACGAAAAGAAGGAAACTGAAGAGGCAGTGGCAACAGAGACACAGATTGTGCCAAAAAACTAG
- a CDS encoding M42 family metallopeptidase, producing MDKESLKFFEELCNSSGPAGFERETTILLRNYVQKWADSVYSDRIGSLVFEKNGTSDMPRILIPGHIDEIGFIVTSITEQGFLTFHQLGGWFDQGLLGQKVLVITKKGKLRGVIAVKPPHLLDEEERRKVITKDKMFIDIGCSNKDEAEEMGVRVGDAVVPDSSFFTIKKRAFKDGKFIGIKTLAFGKGFDDRVGAFIAAQVIRTLKEKGIEHPNKVVGAATVQEEVGLRGAKTVANLVKPDVAIVLDVEISGDVPGVEPKQAQAKLGEGIAITTYDASMIPNQPLKELAISVCEKNRIPYQLTTTAGGGTDAGAVHISNIGCPSIVVGPPTRHIHSHVGILDLGDVEHCVKFVIEMVKVLDKAKVDSLTSL from the coding sequence ATGGATAAGGAATCCCTTAAGTTCTTCGAGGAATTGTGCAATAGTTCAGGTCCAGCCGGATTTGAAAGAGAAACAACAATTTTGTTGAGGAATTACGTTCAGAAGTGGGCCGATTCCGTATATAGTGACAGGATTGGAAGTCTGGTCTTTGAAAAAAATGGCACTTCGGATATGCCAAGAATTCTTATTCCAGGTCACATAGACGAAATTGGATTCATTGTGACAAGCATAACAGAACAAGGGTTCTTGACATTTCATCAATTGGGTGGCTGGTTCGATCAAGGTCTTCTTGGTCAAAAAGTGCTCGTGATAACAAAAAAGGGTAAATTGAGAGGAGTCATCGCAGTTAAACCGCCACACCTACTCGATGAGGAAGAACGGAGAAAAGTCATTACAAAGGATAAGATGTTCATTGATATAGGTTGCTCAAACAAGGATGAGGCAGAAGAGATGGGCGTGAGGGTAGGTGATGCGGTCGTTCCCGATTCCAGTTTCTTCACGATCAAGAAAAGGGCATTCAAAGATGGCAAATTTATAGGAATTAAAACACTCGCATTTGGCAAGGGATTTGACGATCGGGTTGGAGCGTTTATTGCCGCTCAAGTGATTAGAACGCTCAAAGAGAAAGGAATCGAGCATCCCAACAAAGTAGTCGGTGCGGCAACAGTTCAGGAAGAAGTCGGTTTGAGGGGTGCAAAAACTGTTGCAAATCTTGTCAAACCTGATGTGGCAATAGTGCTCGATGTCGAAATTTCGGGAGATGTTCCAGGCGTAGAACCGAAGCAAGCTCAAGCGAAGTTAGGTGAAGGCATTGCTATAACAACCTACGACGCTTCCATGATTCCAAATCAACCTCTTAAAGAGCTGGCTATAAGCGTATGCGAAAAGAATCGTATCCCGTACCAATTGACTACAACAGCTGGAGGCGGAACAGACGCGGGCGCCGTCCATATAAGCAATATTGGCTGTCCAAGTATTGTAGTTGGGCCGCCAACAAGGCATATCCATTCACACGTCGGGATCCTAGATCTTGGAGATGTTGAACATTGCGTAAAGTTTGTCATTGAAATGGTCAAGGTGCTTGACAAAGCCAAAGTAGACTCTCTTACATCCCTCTGA
- a CDS encoding DUF362 domain-containing protein, producing the protein MAIANKYPVSIQYCREGDLEKLPEIMNKLLEPLLLEKEVKEITSAVIKPNICWQEGWKSGSTTCPQLVIETVSWLRRKGVDEIALAEGSMVGQDTMECFAKLGYLDLARELDLRIVDLNKDATVSLKVPNPRVFEEIEVARTIVDCDFLINMPVMKTHINTLVTLAIKNLKGTIPHNWKRKFHFVGLDCSLVDLASVISSDLVIMDGIIGQQGQGPLTGTPANAGIVIAGRNQFDVDITACRAMGIDPREVRHLAMIAEAAGIDLKTYHVAISGVDLSNLDIVFERPRYSLQGLYKGIDIIWGEPCSGCAGALSVALERMERSGELEIIRQNGGLVIALGKTADPQPNERLVLLGKCQYRNRSKGMFIPGCPPPGMIVREMLSKFAKGESKYGSEAFVREAEILYKDQ; encoded by the coding sequence ATGGCGATCGCCAATAAATATCCAGTTTCCATTCAATATTGCCGCGAAGGAGATTTAGAAAAACTGCCAGAGATCATGAACAAATTACTTGAACCTCTTCTACTGGAAAAGGAAGTCAAAGAAATCACCTCAGCAGTCATAAAACCAAACATCTGCTGGCAGGAGGGTTGGAAATCGGGCAGCACCACATGTCCACAGCTAGTCATAGAAACAGTTTCATGGTTAAGAAGGAAAGGTGTAGATGAGATCGCACTTGCCGAGGGATCGATGGTTGGTCAGGATACTATGGAGTGTTTCGCCAAGCTGGGATATCTAGATCTTGCAAGGGAACTTGACCTAAGGATTGTAGACCTGAACAAAGATGCAACAGTAAGCCTTAAGGTTCCAAACCCAAGAGTATTCGAGGAGATTGAAGTTGCTCGCACAATCGTAGATTGTGATTTTCTCATAAACATGCCTGTGATGAAAACTCACATAAATACCCTTGTAACGCTCGCAATAAAGAATCTTAAGGGAACCATTCCACATAATTGGAAACGAAAGTTTCACTTCGTGGGCCTTGATTGCAGCTTAGTTGATCTTGCATCTGTGATATCTTCAGATTTGGTTATAATGGATGGAATTATTGGACAGCAGGGCCAAGGCCCGCTTACGGGAACTCCTGCAAATGCGGGAATTGTTATTGCGGGTCGCAATCAATTCGATGTTGACATCACCGCATGCAGGGCAATGGGTATTGATCCTCGAGAGGTACGGCACCTTGCGATGATCGCTGAGGCTGCGGGAATCGATCTGAAAACATATCATGTGGCAATTTCTGGCGTGGATCTTTCGAACCTTGATATTGTGTTTGAGAGACCACGCTATTCGCTACAAGGACTCTACAAAGGCATTGATATAATTTGGGGCGAGCCATGCAGTGGATGTGCAGGTGCGTTGAGTGTAGCACTTGAACGCATGGAGCGGTCTGGTGAGCTTGAGATCATAAGGCAAAATGGCGGTCTGGTAATTGCTCTTGGTAAAACCGCAGATCCTCAACCGAACGAAAGACTAGTATTGCTGGGAAAATGCCAATACCGTAATCGAAGCAAAGGTATGTTTATTCCCGGGTGTCCGCCACCAGGGATGATCGTAAGAGAGATGCTTTCGAAATTCGCAAAAGGAGAGTCAAAATACGGAAGCGAAGCGTTCGTGAGGGAAGCTGAAATACTCTACAAAGACCAGTAA
- a CDS encoding dihydrolipoyl dehydrogenase, with protein sequence MANYDLIVIGSGAGLNVVERARLAGLKVALIEDGPVGGTCLNRGCIPSKILTYPADVIRLIEDAKRIGINVKEIETDFELVRKRMWDLIISEREHIERAVESDKGIDFFRDTGYFIDRKTLQVGESRIRSEKIMIAAGARTQIPDIPGLKDVDYFTSENIFDIEKLPKSLVILGGGYKACEFAHFFSAFGTRVIIIGRNPRLLPNEEPEVSYLVLKKMSRFIDVRVNQDVTEIINGGQAHRVLHRDRKTGILNEVEAERVLIATGLRSNADKLKAEVAGIALDQRGYIIVNEFLETNIPGIWAFGDIIGRNMYRHTANYESLVAWNNAFGHRKMPVDEHAVPHAVFCYPQVASVGLTEEQATKKGYQISIGINRYSDCAKGYAMAEEDGFVKVIVDANTRKILGASVVGPEASILVQPIVYLMNTTDQTYLPLVRSQTIHPALSEALVGAFAKLRIPKGMHSQ encoded by the coding sequence GTGGCGAATTACGATCTCATAGTTATTGGGTCTGGAGCTGGGCTAAATGTTGTTGAGCGAGCTAGACTAGCAGGATTGAAAGTAGCATTGATCGAAGATGGGCCAGTTGGTGGTACATGCCTTAATAGGGGTTGCATTCCAAGCAAAATTCTGACATACCCCGCAGATGTCATCCGGTTGATTGAAGATGCTAAGAGAATTGGCATCAATGTAAAAGAGATTGAAACGGACTTCGAGCTTGTTAGGAAACGCATGTGGGATTTAATTATTAGTGAACGAGAGCACATTGAAAGAGCAGTGGAATCTGATAAGGGTATAGACTTTTTCAGAGATACTGGATATTTCATCGATCGAAAGACCTTGCAAGTCGGTGAATCCCGTATACGATCAGAAAAGATCATGATTGCTGCGGGAGCAAGAACGCAAATTCCAGATATACCTGGTCTCAAAGATGTCGATTACTTCACCTCTGAGAACATTTTCGATATTGAAAAATTGCCAAAAAGCCTTGTGATCCTAGGCGGAGGTTATAAAGCATGTGAGTTCGCTCATTTTTTCTCAGCTTTTGGTACCCGCGTAATAATAATTGGTCGTAATCCCCGTCTTTTGCCAAATGAAGAGCCAGAAGTCAGCTATTTAGTACTTAAGAAAATGTCCAGATTTATTGACGTGAGGGTCAACCAAGACGTTACTGAGATTATCAATGGAGGGCAAGCGCACAGAGTTCTGCATAGGGATCGGAAGACAGGAATCCTTAATGAAGTCGAAGCGGAACGCGTTCTCATTGCAACGGGGCTTAGAAGCAATGCAGACAAGCTCAAAGCTGAAGTGGCCGGTATTGCGCTTGATCAGAGAGGATACATAATTGTAAATGAATTTCTTGAAACAAATATACCGGGAATCTGGGCATTTGGTGATATTATTGGTAGGAATATGTACAGACACACTGCAAATTATGAGAGCTTGGTTGCGTGGAATAATGCCTTTGGACATCGAAAGATGCCAGTTGATGAACACGCCGTTCCCCACGCGGTTTTTTGTTATCCACAAGTGGCAAGCGTGGGGTTAACTGAGGAACAGGCTACAAAAAAAGGATATCAGATTTCTATCGGAATCAATAGATACTCTGATTGTGCAAAGGGATATGCAATGGCAGAGGAAGATGGATTTGTGAAGGTGATAGTCGACGCAAATACAAGGAAAATTCTCGGTGCCAGTGTTGTTGGACCTGAAGCATCGATTCTTGTTCAGCCAATTGTTTACCTGATGAATACGACTGATCAAACTTATCTGCCACTAGTGAGAAGTCAGACAATCCATCCAGCCTTATCCGAGGCTCTAGTCGGAGCCTTTGCTAAATTGAGGATACCAAAAGGAATGCACTCACAGTGA
- a CDS encoding DedA family protein: MGIIEWGILFIKNLILDLNYPGLILLMAIESACVPIPSEIIMPFAGWLVYEREMDLLLASLSGTLGCTIGSLFAYAIGYYGGRAFILRYGKYFLIDRKAIDAAERWFSKYGDLAVFLSRLMPVIRTFISLPAGIGRMNLLHFTILTFVGSFPWCFGLVYLGFALGPSWEGIIEVFRGLDVLILIALAVIIAWVIFRKRERITHRNE, translated from the coding sequence ATGGGAATCATAGAATGGGGCATTTTATTTATAAAAAATCTCATCCTCGATCTCAATTATCCCGGTCTGATTTTGTTAATGGCAATTGAGAGTGCATGTGTTCCCATACCTAGTGAAATTATTATGCCATTTGCGGGATGGCTCGTTTACGAGCGAGAAATGGATTTGTTGCTAGCATCGCTCTCTGGAACACTTGGTTGCACGATAGGCTCCCTCTTTGCATATGCCATTGGCTATTACGGAGGCAGAGCGTTCATTTTACGATATGGAAAGTATTTCCTCATCGATAGGAAGGCGATCGATGCAGCAGAGCGTTGGTTTTCCAAATACGGAGATCTTGCTGTATTTCTTAGCAGGCTTATGCCCGTTATAAGAACATTTATATCACTTCCTGCGGGCATCGGCAGAATGAATCTTCTTCATTTTACTATACTAACTTTTGTTGGATCATTCCCATGGTGCTTTGGTTTGGTTTATTTGGGATTTGCATTAGGACCTTCATGGGAAGGTATAATTGAAGTTTTCCGTGGTCTTGACGTTCTAATATTGATTGCTCTCGCTGTGATCATAGCTTGGGTGATTTTCAGGAAAAGAGAGCGGATAACTCATCGGAATGAGTGA
- a CDS encoding ribosome biogenesis/translation initiation ATPase RLI, translated as MRIATLIKDRCQPKKCNSECLKYCPKVRTGVETIVIGDKGRPVISEELCAGCGICVHKCPYEAIKIIGLPEELGKDLIHQYGKNAFRLYRLPVPKQGLVTGILGPNGIGKTTALKLLSGEEIPNFGIYEKPPSKDEALQRFAGTELYDYFERLYSGMIRVSFKPQYVDKIPAAYNGMTKDLLARVAERISVEEAATMFEIEDTLHKDLSSLSGGELQRVAIAAALMKDSDAYFFDEPSSYLDIKQRLKVARIIQSLSQGKYVVVIEHDLAILDFLADNVYLMYGSEGSYGVFSQPRQVRTAINTYLEGYLAEENIRFREQKIEFENRPPKNLWQSAILLRFGPLEYEYPSFQLRVEEGTIKVGETVGVVGPNAIGKTTFVKMLAGVLRPTNGSVDRNVKVSYKPQYISPDFDGKVRELFHVLVKDFFESGFFRSEIAEPLGLTHLYEKEVKTLAGGELQRVAIALCLSRDADIYLLDEPSAYLDSNQRMEAAKTLRRVIEKQGKSALVVDHDIYFLDMVSDSIMVFTGTPGKEGIGAGPFDMRTGMNLFLKQVGVTFRRDNETNRPRINKLGSRLDREQKEKGEYYYSF; from the coding sequence GTGCGCATTGCAACGCTTATCAAAGATCGCTGCCAACCGAAGAAGTGCAATTCAGAGTGTTTGAAATACTGCCCAAAGGTTCGAACAGGAGTGGAAACTATAGTAATCGGAGATAAGGGCAGGCCAGTTATTTCTGAAGAGCTGTGTGCCGGGTGTGGTATTTGTGTTCATAAATGCCCATATGAGGCGATCAAGATCATTGGCTTGCCTGAGGAACTTGGAAAGGATCTTATACATCAATATGGAAAGAACGCATTCAGATTATACAGATTACCAGTTCCTAAGCAGGGCTTGGTGACGGGCATACTTGGACCAAATGGCATTGGAAAGACAACAGCGCTTAAGTTGCTCTCTGGCGAGGAGATCCCTAATTTTGGGATATATGAGAAACCGCCTTCTAAAGATGAAGCGCTCCAACGCTTTGCAGGGACAGAACTCTATGATTATTTCGAAAGACTATATTCTGGAATGATTAGAGTGTCGTTCAAACCTCAGTATGTTGACAAGATACCAGCAGCTTATAATGGCATGACAAAAGATCTTCTTGCGAGAGTTGCAGAGCGGATTTCCGTTGAAGAGGCGGCTACGATGTTTGAAATTGAAGATACCTTGCATAAGGATCTTTCTAGCTTATCCGGCGGCGAATTGCAACGAGTGGCCATAGCCGCAGCTCTCATGAAGGATTCTGATGCATATTTCTTCGATGAACCTTCTTCATACCTTGACATAAAACAACGTCTGAAAGTAGCAAGGATCATTCAGTCGTTAAGTCAAGGGAAATATGTTGTCGTTATAGAACATGATCTAGCAATCCTCGATTTCCTTGCAGACAATGTTTACCTCATGTATGGTTCTGAGGGATCTTATGGAGTATTTTCTCAACCTCGCCAAGTTAGAACAGCTATAAACACTTATCTCGAAGGGTATCTAGCCGAAGAAAATATCAGATTCAGAGAGCAAAAGATTGAGTTCGAGAACAGACCACCAAAGAATCTGTGGCAATCTGCAATATTGCTCAGATTTGGGCCCTTAGAGTATGAGTATCCTAGTTTCCAGCTTCGGGTAGAGGAGGGGACAATAAAAGTCGGAGAAACCGTTGGAGTGGTAGGTCCAAACGCAATAGGAAAAACTACCTTCGTGAAAATGCTTGCCGGTGTCTTGAGACCTACGAATGGATCTGTTGATAGAAATGTTAAAGTGAGTTATAAACCACAATACATTTCGCCAGATTTTGATGGTAAAGTAAGAGAGCTGTTTCATGTCCTGGTAAAGGATTTTTTCGAGTCTGGATTCTTTAGAAGCGAAATCGCGGAACCGCTCGGACTTACCCACTTATATGAAAAAGAAGTAAAAACCTTGGCCGGGGGGGAATTACAGCGCGTTGCAATTGCTCTCTGTCTTTCTCGCGATGCGGACATATATCTCCTCGATGAGCCGTCCGCGTATCTCGATTCGAATCAACGAATGGAAGCAGCAAAGACTCTAAGAAGAGTTATAGAAAAGCAGGGCAAAAGCGCGTTGGTAGTCGATCACGATATCTATTTTCTTGACATGGTTTCGGATTCGATCATGGTGTTTACGGGAACGCCTGGAAAGGAAGGCATCGGAGCAGGGCCCTTTGATATGCGCACAGGAATGAACCTCTTTTTGAAACAGGTAGGAGTCACGTTCCGGCGTGATAACGAAACTAATAGACCGAGAATCAATAAGCTGGGCTCACGGCTCGATAGAGAGCAAAAAGAAAAGGGAGAATATTATTACTCTTTCTAA